agaACCGTCtacaactgcagttccaggggatctgatgcccgactcctgcctccaccaacaccaggcacacatgcagagcatagaaatacatgcaggcaaaactcatgcgcataaaattaaaaaaagaaaacactatcaggtcttttctccttttccagtCTCAGTCTCCTCAGGCTCACAACCCTAAGTTCGCAGGATGCTGTTGCGACATCAATGaggaaataattttcaaaaaaccATGGCTTGTGGCTCAGGATGTAACtcagtacttgcctagcatgcccagaGCCTGGGGTTCCAGTCTCCTATGGCATAAAACTGGCCACGTGTTACACATTCCTGCAAAACCATCACTCAGGAAGAAAAGGATGAAGGATTAGAATTTCGGGGTtctcctgggctacatagttagtGTGAGATAGAgatgggggggaaaaaaacagtgGTCTGGGTGGGCCTCAGGAAGGGATGGGAGGTGGAAGAGATTGTGGGCCTAGGTTCAATCTCTTCAGCCGAGAGTTCCTGGCCTCCCTGCACCCTGCAGTAATGAGTCACCAGCATTTCTCAGTTACTTGTGCTCTCTGTGCCTTGCCCATCACTGTCATTTGATTATCAGCTTCTCCTTCCATAAATtgggagggaggagagcaggAGCCTTCACTTCAGGGTGCCCTCACCAAGTGCTAAGTGAACATCTGAATACTGAGCACTGACTCCCAGGAAAGGGTCATTGTCTGCCACTGCACTCTGGCTCAGTGGCTTTGAGTGACTCATGTCCTCAATTCTTAGGATCCTTGTGATGACCCACCAAGTCCACCCAAATGGAGAGCTCGGTGAGGGCTAGGTGTGGTCACGCACACCTTTAGCCCTTTAATGCTgaccctcaggaggcagaggcagcaccaCTAgtcccagaccagcctgggctgcatcaTGAAACTTGTTttgtattgagagagagagagagagagagagagagagagagagagagagagagagagagagagagagagagagagagagatggctgaacctgggctacatagtaaaatttgttttcttttatgttcttctttttcttttttctttactatttttctTAAGATAGGTTCTCATGATATCACTCTGGCTGCCCTGCCCTGAAATTCACCACGTAGACTAGGCcagcttcgaactcacagagatccacttgcctcttcttcctgagtgtgaggattaaaggcctgtaccttgttgttgttgttgtctttttaaaaagacaaggctgggctggcggtggtggcgcaagtctttaatcccagcacttgggaggcagaggcaggcggatgtctgagttcgaggccagcctggtctacagagtgagttccaggacagccaggactatacagagaaaccctgtctggaaaaaaccaaaaacaccaaaaaaaaaaaaaaaaaaaaaaaaaaaagacagggctGGATAGAAGTTATAGCAGATTCTATAAAGGATCTGCTAATTCCAGCTGCAGAGAATCCCACACCATCCCACTTTGTGACATGTGCACGTACATGTACGATGACATATATGCagaaacctaaaaaaaaattttttaatctaATAAATAATCATCAATCAGGTGAATCACTAgcataatgtttattttttctccaTTGTTCCCTCAGGTGAGCACAGCCCCCCGAACCCTGAGCAGGCACCATGGACTGGAAGAAGCTCCAAGACCTATTGAGCGGCGTGAACCAGTACTCCACGGCATTCGGGCGCATCTGGCTGTCAGTAGTGTTCGTCTTCCGGGTGCTGGTGTATGTGGTGGCCGCAGAGCGTGTGTGGGGTGACGAACAAAAAGACTTTGACTGTAACACCAGGCAGCCCGGTTGTACCAACGTGTGCTATGACAACTTCTTCCCCATCTCCAACATCCGCCTCTGGGCCCTGCAGCTCATCTTTGTCACGTGTCCGTCTATGCTGGTCATCCTGCACGTAGCCTACCGCGAGGAGCGAGAACGGAAGCATCGCCAGAAGCACGGGGAGCAGTGCGCCAAACTGTACAGCCACCCGGGCAAGAAGCACGGTGGCCTGTGGTGGACCTACCTGTTTAGCCTCATTTTCAAGCTCATCATCGAATTGGTCTTCCTGTATGTTCTACACACGCTCTGGCACGGCTTCACCATGCCACGTCTGGTACAGTGCGCCAGCGTGGTACCCTGCCCCAACACCGTGGATTGCTACATCGCTCGGCCCACGGAGAAGAAGGTCTTTACCTACTTCATGGTAGGCGCTTCTGCCGTCTGCATTATTCTCACCATCTGTGAGATCTGCTACCTCATCTTCCACAGGATTATGCGAGGCCTGAGCAAGGGCAAATCTACGAAGAACATCAGTTCCCCAAAGTCCTCCAGTCGGGCCTCCACCTGTGGCTGCCACCACAAGCTGCTGGAGAGTGGCGATCTGGAAGCCAATGAAAAGCTGCAGGCTTCAGCACCCAGCCTGACCCCCATTTGAACCACGCGCTGGAGAAGGGGTGCTGCAGGTGGAGGGGTCCTGGGGGTGCTGAGTGCCCCCACTTGGAATTCACTAAGCTAAGTCAATTCTGTTTGAAGCAGATTTTTGAGGGTTCTGGGCTCTGTGCTGGCTACCTGGCATAGGTAACATTGGCAGACCCAGCTTCAGAGACATTTCGATTAGCAAATTAACTGCATGCATGCAAGGGTCTAATTAGTGCTGGGCTGGTAAACAGGGCTTCTACCCACCCCAGGGGACTGCCAGGCCAGGCATCCTCTAGAAAAgcacagtgaaagaaagaaaaaaaaaggaaatggggcTCTCCAACAGACATAGCAACAGCAAAAATAACTGAGGTTTCAGAGGAGAGGTGTTGGCTCTGGACTGGGGACAGCCAGCTAGAGGGAGGCTTTACTACTCAACTATGAGAAGCTGTTCAGGTTCCTACGTGGAATCTTCTGGAGGCCAAAGAGCGAGTGTGGGAAGTGGTTGCAGGTCGTGTCATGTCAACTGCTGCTTGAGACACACCCACCGGTCCCTCTGAATCCCCTTTCACCGACCTCCACCTTCAGGCAGCagtattcttctctctcccaccaAGGTGCTGAGCCCGCTGCACCCTGTGGCCAGGACCTTTGCGGCATGCATATCCTGTCATACCCCCGGCATATATCCTTGACATATCCAAGTCTGTTTCCTTAAAAGCAATAAAGTTGTGTTTTATACAATTCGGTTCTTTCCTCCATTCTCCTCTATTTTCACAGCTCCCTGAAGTCAAAGGAGACAGCGCTGGGGAAAGGGTAGAGCCCTGACGCTTGGGGATGAAGCTAAGGTAGTGAGTGTGACCTAGGCTGAAGCCAGAGTTGGGAAAGGGTGGAGTTGCTGATGGCTGGATGATCACAAGGAAAGAGGTGAGCGTGGGGGATAGACACACATGGTGTAATCTTCTTAGTTGTGGCCACGAGAGGGCGCTGCAGCCTTCCTAAATTAGCTTGATTTGTGCACATAACAGTGGCACTCCTGTCGCTCAGCCCACGTCCCCACCCTGTGTCCACACAATCTCTGCTACTCATACTCTCACTTATGTACACTCATAGTAGAGTAAGCATGCAACCACTCTAGAGACTGCTCACATCCCAGCCTCACTCTACAATTCATTCAGGTCTGTCCATTTTCCCCAAACCAGCCCGAAGAAAGAGGCTGGGCCTGCCCACGCGGAACCTAAACTCGAGGTGTTAGTCCAGGGGAGACAGAAGCACAGACTGCCTTACAGCTCTGCTCGCAGCCCCACCCGGAATGTGACCATGACCTGAGGTTTAAGGGAAGCCAGCATCCCAAGCCAGCCCAGAATGTGAAGCTGAGCTTTGTGCAAGCATAGACTAACCCTCGGGAACGTTTAGTGACCATTAAAACCAACGCCAAGAGCCAGAACGTCAGGAGCCCGTGGGCTGCTAGCCAATGAGGGCAAAGAGAGGTCAGGGCACCTCGAAAACACAGCAGGCTGTGGTTCACCTTTGCTCTCTGTGGCCGTTAAGGGGTGGGTGAGTCAACCCGGTTTAACGGGCTCCAGGCTACACGGATGGTCCTTTTACAAATAGTTTCACCACTCTGCAGTTGGATTAAGCGTCAagaacttctgttttctcatcagtACAATAGGATCTGCGTCAGCCAAGATCCCAACAGAAAAGGCACATTCAAATTAAGTTACAGTCGAGCGGCACCTGGGAGGTCGAGGCTGGAGGATGCTGAGTTCAAAAGCAACCTTGGCTTCGTGGGTGATATGGCGCTGAAGGGCGGAGGAGGGCAAATTTCTACGGAAACTGTTATCAAGACCACGGGTGTGACTGAGGAGGAGCGCAGATACTGCCATGCTTGTGATGGCTTATGTTGATTGTAACCAGGCAGGGTGGAtgtagagtcacctaggagacaagcctcagGTTGTTCCTGTGAGAGACTGTCTAGGTTAGCCTAATGTGAGGAGATTCGTGCTTAATGTAGGCAGCACCGTTCCAGAGACTTTGGTCCTGGGttggacagaaaaggtgaggGTACAGAGACGCAGCCAGCTCTGGGCTTCCTGGCTGAAGGGACCAAGCTTCCTCGTGCTCCTCCTGCTGTGTTTTCCCCCTGTAACAGATCACACCCTCCACTGTGGGGCAAtataaatcttttcctcctcaagttcCTCTTGTCAGGTGCTTTTGAGAAGCCACATGAGAAATAACTCCCTAGAGCACCCAAGGAATGGTGCAGCCACTGGGGCTGGGGACTGGGGGCCAGTACCGGCGGGATAATGGACAGGGGATAAAGGATGCATTTCACCATGGGAGCCAATCATCTCCCGCCTCTCACTGACCCAACCCAAGCAGAAGGCTGAGCACAAGGGGGCCTGCTGAGGCTGTGGGTGGCAATGTTTCCCAGGGCACAGAgcagagtggggtggggtggggtggggtgcggTGGTGAGAACCTCCAAGGGCAGAAGGACCCAGCTCAGCACTGGGAACAGTTCCTTCTGGAAAGAACTGCTACAGAGATCAAAGGAGACACGGTGAGTAAAACATTAGCACAGAGACGTTGGAGCCAGGAAATACCTAGGTGTGACCGGGTCTGGGAGAGTCTCTGGCGGTGGGGCTCTACCCAGGCAGCTCTCCCGCTTAGGCTGGTGGTTACAAAGGTCCCAGGGAGGAGTGAACTCTACCTGTTTACTACTGCGTTATTTCAgaattgtcctttttttttttttctttaattttttttgatcATGCGTGTGTATATTTGTCTGTGGGggaaggtgtgtttgtgtgtatgagtgcagggaaccaaggagtccagaagaaggGGACAGATCCCCTTGAAGCTAGAGCCATAGGTGGTTGTAAGCCTCAGCAAGTGTCCttaactgagctgtctctccagccacacaccactaccaaaacaacaaaacaaaaacccacattcCATCCCCCTTCCAAGTGACACTCAAGCATCCTTGCCTGTGCCCCTCTTCCTGTCCAGCCTCCTTGGGTCTACAAACCCAAGGCATGgacatcctgtattttatggctagtatccacttatgagtgaatACACAGTATGTGTGTCCTTTTGAgagtgggttacctcactccagatgatattctcaagatccattcatttgcctacaaaattcatgatgtcttcgtttttcatagctgaatagtatcccattgtgtagatgtaccacattttctttatccatccttcagttgagggacatctaggttgtttctagtttctggctattacaaataaagctgctatgagcaaCTGCCTTTGTggaatggtggagcatcttttgggtatacgcccaggagtggtatagctggggcttgaggtagaattattcccagttttctgagaaactgccaaattgatttccaaagtggttgtacaagtttgccctcccaccaacagtggaggagtgttccccttgctccatatccGACAGCATGTGCTAttgcttgagttttttttttttatcttaatcaTTCTGCTGGGTCTAAGATGGGacctcagaattgttttgatttgcatttccctgatgattaaggactttgaacatttctttaagtgcttcttggccatttgagattcctttgttgagaattctctgtttagctgtgtaacacacacacacacacacacacacacacagagcagacgtgcagcttggtcttcatgtgggtccagaacAGCTAGAACAGGGGCTATCCcagaagctgttgcctgtatgtgggatatgttctactagctgggctgccttgtctggcctcagtgggacaggaagtacctagcctcacagagacctGAAGTGCCAGGATTGAGGGGGGGGTTACTCCAGGGGGCactcactcagaggagaaggggagggggcatgggggaaagattgtgggagggggtgaccaagagggggcagtgagcaggatgtaaagtaagtttaaaaaattaattaattaattaattaatattaatttaaaatattcaaaagtttCAAATAACTTCTGGAAGTGGGGCCTTGTTTTCACATCCCTTTCTCAGAACTGgggttttgtctggtttgaagATGTGCAGGGCTTGTGAGTGCCGTCaaggtctctgtgaattcatgtgtGTAGCAGCCCTCCTGTGTCTGATGACACTCTTTCCTTTGGAGTCATCCACCaagtttcctcctcctcttctgcacaGATCCCTAAGTCCTGAAGGGAGGGATTCAACAGAGGGATTGGTGCCTGCTGGATAGGGGAAATCAGGTCTCTCCAATGGAGTCACACTGGGCATACCCACCACTCTCCAGGGCGGGCCCTATGCCCAGGAGGTGCTGGCTAATGCAAACTCCATgggttttgtgtggttttggtaatTTTGCCTTAATGCTTTAATTttgtcttggttttcttttttgttttctttttttttccttttttgagagaGAATAACATGATGTTGGGTGGGTAGAGGGATGGAGAGGATCAGGGGGATCTGGAAGGTGttgggggaggaaaaagaaaatgatcaaacatatttatgaaaaaattagtagaaataaatttttttaaaaaaatatggaatGTTTCATGAATTTGTGTGTCATCCTTGCACAGGGACCACGCTAATCTCTgtatcattccaattttagtatatgtacTGCCAAAGTGAGcacagaaatgattttttaaagagtttcaagttacccaggctggtcttgaacttgctatgttgcTGAGGTGGACTTTgaattcctggtcctcctgcctccattcccTGAGCGTGGGGGCTACAGATGTGCACCATTACGCCTAGTTTTAT
Above is a window of Arvicanthis niloticus isolate mArvNil1 chromosome 5, mArvNil1.pat.X, whole genome shotgun sequence DNA encoding:
- the Gjb3 gene encoding gap junction beta-3 protein, which codes for MDWKKLQDLLSGVNQYSTAFGRIWLSVVFVFRVLVYVVAAERVWGDEQKDFDCNTRQPGCTNVCYDNFFPISNIRLWALQLIFVTCPSMLVILHVAYREERERKHRQKHGEQCAKLYSHPGKKHGGLWWTYLFSLIFKLIIELVFLYVLHTLWHGFTMPRLVQCASVVPCPNTVDCYIARPTEKKVFTYFMVGASAVCIILTICEICYLIFHRIMRGLSKGKSTKNISSPKSSSRASTCGCHHKLLESGDLEANEKLQASAPSLTPI